A DNA window from Pleuronectes platessa chromosome 19, fPlePla1.1, whole genome shotgun sequence contains the following coding sequences:
- the pnpla7a gene encoding patatin-like phospholipase domain-containing protein 7a, whose amino-acid sequence MERMDICQGDDDGDMCRWATSVLLNSKHEISARVQQFVEERMQTTMLTGVLIGAAVAVSLIGIVVLFLYRRYKLGRKQQPGVRQYRFRNRDKVLFYGRKIIRKVQTLSLIPPPTSTSVSKQPQRIRKRTKVLSIARKILRIRKDPPTLQPKEPPPSLLEADLTEFDVQSSNLPSEVLYMLKNVRVLGHFEKPLFLELCRHMVLIELQEGEGLFRPGDDDDSIYVVQDGRLELCIQENNVPETVVKDVHPGDSVHSLLSILDIITGYPAPYKTVSARAATRSTILRLPASAFESVFQKYPETLVRVIQIIMVRLQRVTFLALHNYLGLTTELFNPDSQAVPLSNINSVMAEANSGKTTRRLHFQDELPAGTVEGPAESDGVKDSPLNSHRRQRSLTMPPDCTGNDLNMACERARVSIDEPPSSPVTQKSSLKKRVTMLPTPSEVFHYTDSGGQSDAIHLSKSSTILQAAKRDLLGIIQLQDPTLLDGRVTLQHVKAGSVVARQGDQEVSIQFVISGLLHVYQRMIDREEETCLFVTHPGELVGQLAVLTGEPLIFTVKTQRDCSFLSISKTHFYEIMRVEPKVVLNVAHTVVKRMSSFVRQIDFALDWMAVEAGRAVYRQGEKSDSTFIVLSGRLRSVIMKEDGKKELIGEYGRGDLIGEVEALTNKNRATTVHAVRDSELTKLPEGALSFIKRKFQQVVTRLIHLLGQKILQQVNGPLTTRSLAVHTPGSKWDAGNQASNLSTVTVLPVSEEVPLTAFTLELQHALIAIGPTLLLTSEVIKQQLGAAALDSVHEYRLSSWLGQQEDLHRIVLYQTDYTLTPWTQRCIRQADCIIIVGIGEQDPAVGELERMLEGSAVRAQKQLVLLHREDGPQPKGTVDWLNMRSWISRHLHLSCPRRVFSKRKLPKLLELYQRVFEKPADRHSDFSRLARVLTGNAIALILGGGGARGCAQVGILRALSEAGIPVDLIGGTSIGSLMGALYAEDRSHSRMRMRAREWAMEMTSVYKKVLDLTYPVTSMFSGAAFNTSISNVFKSKQIEDLWIPYFNITTDITASAMRVHTDGSLWRYIRSSMSLSGYLPPLCDPKDGHLLMDGGYINNLPADVARSMGAKVVIAIDVGSRDETNLTNYGDSLSGWWLLWKRLNPLAEKVKVLNMAEIQTRLAYVCCVRQLESVKNSDYCEYIRPPIDRYRTLEFGKFDEIAEVGYQHGKTVFDVWIRSGVVEKMLKDRHQEDFHNTQSKNSVLTCPNASFTDLAEIVSRIEPVKPAVVDDKQESDYHTDYEEEAMESAPSDMELYSRYGEPTEWEETGDTDEDLDLSRKRRITKLTASE is encoded by the exons ATGGAGAG GATGGACATTTGCCAAGGTGACGATGATGGAGACATGTGCAGATGGGCCACTTCA GTGCTGCTGAACAGCAAACATGAAATCAGCGCTCGAGTGCAGCAGTTtgtggaggagaggatgcaGACCACCATG ctcactGGTGTGCTGATAGGAGCTGCAGTCGCCGTCTCACTGATTGGCATCGTGGTCCTCTTCCTTTACAGGAGATATAAGCTTGGCC GTAAACAACAGCCAGGTGTTCGTCAGTATCGCTTCAGGAATCGAGATAAAGTGCTCTTCTATGGAAGGAAGATCATACGAAAG GTCCAGACGTTGTCGTTGATTcctccccccacctccacctcagtATCAAAGCAGCCGCAGCGCATTCGCAAACGAACCAAAGTCCTAAGCATAGCTCGCAA AATCCTTCGGATCCGTAAAGACCCTCCCACCCTGCAGCCCAAGGAACCCCCTCCCTCACTGTTGGAGGCTGATCTAACAGAGTTTGATGTGCAGAGCTCAAACCTACCCTCTGAGGTCCTCTACATGCTGAAGAATGTCAG GGTCTTGGGGCATTTTGAGAAGCCCCTGTTCCTGGAGCTGTGTCGCCACATGGTGTTAATCGAGCTGCAGGAAGGCGAAGGTCTGTTCAGGCCAGGAGACGATGACGACAGCATCTACGTGGTGCAGGATGGACGACTCGAGCTCTGTATCCAGGAGAAC AATGTTCCAGAGACAGTTGTGAAGGATGTGCACCCCGGAGACAGTGTCCACAGCCTGCTCAGCATCCTGGACATCATCACT GGTTATCCAGCTCCATATAAGACTGTGTCAGCCCGAGCTGCAACGCGCTCCACCATATTACGTTTACCTGCATCTGCCTTTGAGTCAGTTTTTCAGAAATACCCAGAGACGCTTGTGCGCGTCATTCAG ATAATCATGGTGCGCCTCCAGAGAGTCACCTTCTTGGCGTTGCACAACTATCTGGGCCTGACAACTGAGCTCTTCAATCCG GACAGCCAGGCAGTGCCCTTATCCAACATAAACAGTGTTATGGCTGAGGCAAATTCTGGGAAGACGACTCGTCGGCTTCACTTTCAAGACGAGCTACCTGCTGGGACTGTGGAAGGCCCTGCAGAGTCAG ATGGTGTGAAAGATAGCCCATTAAACAGCCACAGGAGGCAGCGGTCCCTCACCATGCCCCCCGACTGCACAG GCAATGACCTGAACATGGCTTGTGAACGAGCTCGAGTCTCGATAGATGAGCCTCCGTCCAGTCCTGTTACTCAGAAG TCCAGTCTGAAGAAGAGGGTGACGATGCTGCCCACGCCCTCAGAAGTGTTTCACTACACAGACAGTGGGGGGCAGTCTGATGCCATCCACCTCAGTAAGAGCAGCACAATCCTCCAGGCCGCTAAGAGAGACCTGCTGGGAATCATCCAGCTGCAG GATCCGACTCTGCTCGATGGTAGAGTCACGCTTCAACACGTCAAAGCAGGTTCTGTGGTTGCTCGTCAGGGAGACCAG GAGGTGAGCATCCAGTTTGTGATTTCTGGACTTCTCCACGTTTACCAGCGCATGATTGACCGTGAAGAAGAGACATGTCTGTTTGTGACGCACCCTGGGGAGCTTGTTGGCCAACTAGCTGTCCTGACAGGAGAGCCCCTCATATTCACTGTCAAAACTCAGCGAGACTGCAGCTTCCTCTCCATTTCCAAAACCCACTTCTATGA GATAATGCGTGTGGAGCCAAAAGTTGTGCTGAATGTTGCTCACACAGTGGTGAAGAGGATGTCTTCTTTTGTCAGACAAATAGATTTCGCTCTCGACTGGATGGCCGTGGAGGCTGGCAGGGCTGTCTACAG gcAGGGAGAGAAATCCGACAGTACGTTCATAGTACTGAGTGGCCGACTTCGCTCCGTAATCATGAAGGAGGACGGCAAGAAGGAGCTGATAGGAGAGTATGGACGCGGTGACCTTATTGGAGAG GTTGAAGCCCTGACCAATAAGAACAGAGCCACCACCGTGCACGCTGTACGAGACTCTGAGCTGACCAAGCTACCGGAGGGAGCTCTCAGCTTCATCAAGAGGAAGTTCCAACAG GTTGTCACCAGGTTGATCCACCTACTGGGACAGAAGATCCTCCAGCAGGTCAACGGTCCTCTAACAA CTCGCAGTTTGGCGGTCCACACTCCCGGCAGTAAATGGGACGCAGGGAACCAAGCATCCAACCTCTCAACTGTGACCGTCCTGCCTGTTTCAGAGGAGGTCCCTCTGACTGCCTTCACCCTGGAGCTGCAGCATGCGCTCATCGCAATAG GCCCCACTCTTCTGCTGACGAGTGAAGTCATCAAACAGCAACTTGGAGCTGCAGCACTTGACAG CGTCCATGAGTACCGTCTGTCCAGCTGGCTGGGCCAACAGGAAGACCTCCATCGTATAGTTCTTTACCAGACTGACTACACACTGACGCCATGGACACAGCGGTGCATCCGTCAGGCCGACTGCATCATCATTGTGGGAATCGGGGAGCAGGACCCTGCTGTCGGGGAG CTGGAGCGCATGTTAGAGGGAAGTGCGGTACGTGCTCAGAAGCAGCTGGTGCTGTTGCACAGAGAAGACGGCCCCCAGCCCAAAGGAACTGTGGACTGGCTGAACATGCGTAGCTGGATCTCCAGACACCTCCACCTCTCCTGTCCCCGAAGGGTCTTCTCTAAGAGGAAGCTGCCCAAACTG ttggAGCTGTATCAGCGTGTGTTTGAGAAGCCAGCTGACCGCCACTCTGACTTCTCCCGCCTGGCTCGCGTCCTCACGGGCAATGCAATCGCCCTTATtctaggaggaggaggagcaag GGGCTGTGCCCAGGTGGGGATCTTGCGAGCTCTCAGCGAGGCCGGCATCCCGGTAGACCTCATTGGCGGCACTTCCATCGGGTCCCTCATGGGGGCACTATATGCTGAGGACCGCAGCCACAGCCGCATGAGGATGAGGGCCAGAGAATGGGCAATG GAAATGACATCAGTGTATAAGAAGGTTCTGGATTTAACATACCCGGTCACATCCATGTTTTCCGGAGCTGCCTTCAACACCAGCATCAGCAACGTCTTCAAGAGTAAACAGATCGAG GACCTTTGGATCCCATATTTCAACATCACCACTGACATCACTGCCTCGGCCATGAGGGTCCACACTGATG GCTCTCTGTGGCGATACATCCGCTCCAGCATGTCTCTTTCTGGgtatctccctcctctctgtgacCCCAAAGATGGACACTTGCTGATGGACGGAGGATACATCAACAACCTGCCTG ctgATGTGGCGCGCTCCATGGGGGCCAAAGTGGTGATTGCTATTGACGTGGGCAGCAGGGATGAAACCAACCTCACTAATTATGGCGACTCACTCTCAGGCTGGTGGCTGCTATGGAAACGCCTCAACCCCCTAGCTGAGAAAGTAAAG GTGTTGAACATGGCAGAGATTCAGACGCGGCTGGCTTACGTGTGTTGCGTGAGGCAGCTGGAGTCGGTGAAGAACAGCGACTACTGCGAGTACATCAGGCCGCCAATCGACAGATACCGCACTCTGGAGTTTGGAAAGTTTGATGAGATTGCC GAGGTGGGATACCAGCACGGCAAGACTGTGTTTGATGTTTGGATTCGCAGCGGAGTGGTGGAGAAGATGTTGAAAGACAGACACCAGGAAGACTTCCACAACACCCAAAGCAAGAACAGT